The DNA sequence CTTGAAAGTTCAAACGACCatttataaaattctattttggaTGTTGCATATTTTCTTGATTAGGGGAATCTCATTGGTATCTCTCTATATTACATGGAACAAGTTCACTTTTGATCATTTTTCTTTCCATGTGTCAATTTTACAATTGAATATTTACACTTTATTGACTGATTTTAAATCTTACAACCAATTCCGGAATGTGCTATGCATCAGGAGAAAGCTGCAAGTGCGCCAAAGGCTCCTAAATCCCCATGGATGCCTTTCCCTATGCTTTTTGCTGCTATCACAAATAAGGTTCCTCCCAAAGACATGGAAGCTATCAATATGCAATATCAACAATTCAGGGTATGTATAGTTACACTAAATAGATGCCGGTGTCTTCCTTGATGGAATATCTCTTAACATATTATACATTCGTATTCTGTTATCACCAGTCAAAGAAGATAACCCGCGATGAGTTTGTCAAGAACTTGAGGTTGATAGTTGGGGATACTCTCTTGAGGACCACAATAACAGATCTTCAATGCAAGGtacatataattttatttctccTATCTGCATTACTCGCTGACAAGAGTGGGTGGCTACCATGTCAAGAATCTTATTTTGACCTAATGTGGTATGTTGTGCATGGTCTCATGCTCctgttaaatattaaaattggCTGCTTGCAGATGCCAGATGCCATCAAAGCTACGTGTGAACTAGGGCCAAACAACCAAGGAGGCTGAAATCGTATTTTTCTAAGGAGGTGATGATCCTTGTACTTGATTTGTCGCTATAACATGGACAAGCAAATACTTTTGTTTGATGTAGTAGTAGATAATCAAAAGCTTACCTAGATTTATATATTCGAACTAGCTTTGTGATTATACTTATTTCTTATCTAGACTTTGATTCCGACCCCAACCTCATTGTACAGTCCGCCGCCGCGCTTGGCAGCTTCGCCTGTGGCCTTGACGCCGGTGTCCGTGCTGTCCTCGACGCCGGAGCTTTCCCTCACTTGATCAGGCTCCTCTCTGCCTCCGATGACAAGGtcaatttctctctctcttctttccttatCATTTGTTTTGCCAGATATTGTAGATTGCGATGAAATTGCAATGCTCTGAATTGTTAGGTTGATCGTTAGGTTGCGATTAGTGATGGTACTTGCTCGGTTATGCTGATTTGGaccgttatttttttttttttatcatgataATGCATTGATAGTAGGAATGAAATAGCTTGTGTGAGAATAGTGAATTGCATATTTTGAACTCAATTTAGCTTCTGGAGTGTTCTTATGGTATTTAGTGATTCAGTTTCTCCTTTAATTGTTCTTGTTACTTCTATAGCTATTAGAAATATTTCGAGTgcgattattaatattttaatctcCAATGCCATCTGATTGGCCTTTGTAGACTTGATTTCAGGTTGTGGATGCAGCTGCACGTTCTCTACGAATGATTTATCAATCAAAATTGGCcccaaaatatgattttttcgaGGAAGAGAACTTGGAGTTCCTGCTTTTACTGTTGAAAAGCGAGAATGAAAGTCTTTCTGCACTGGGTGCGAGCATTATTATTCATTCATGCGAGACAGGTGAAGAACAGAATATCTTATGCTATGCTGGTGTGTTGGACAAACTCATCAGCCTTCTGTATGGTTCTCTAAGCCAGCGAGATGCTAGTTTGGAGTCCATAGCTGCGATTGTTAAAAACAATTCTGAAGCTGTCTCTAAATTTGTCGACCTTAGAGGTGGAAGAGCTTTGAGCCCTGTAATTGAATTAAGTAAAGACAAATATTCTCGGACAAGATTACTAGCTTGCTTGTGCCTGATTTGTGTTAAAAATGCTTCTTCTTGCCATCTTCAAGACACAGGAATCAAAACCAAACTGATAAATATTCTGCTTGAACTCCTTGATGATTCTGGTCAAGTTGGAGATGAAGCTCCATTTGCCTTTTTGAGTTTAATTGCTGAGAAGGAAGATTTGCAGAAGTTAGCATTTGAGGGAAATGCAATTGATAAGTTCTACAATCACTTGCAAGACTGTCCTTCACATCCCAAACGTCTTGAAGGGATATTTCTAGCCTTGGCTGATCTTTGCTCTAAATTGGAGTGCTGCAGGTCTAAGTTTCTTTCGTTACAGGTCTGTTATTTCATCAGCATTAATAGTAAACCTCACTTATTGCTAGTAACATGTTTATTGAAATGCAttgttatgttgatgatattttatagCATGTCAATGTGAACATGTTTGAATTAATTATAAACAATTTTGTGTTTCTCCCAATTTCATATTTTCATGGAGTTATGATATGGGTTGCACTGGTAAATTTCATATCTAGATACTAAACCCACCATTATTTTCTCTCTTGGCTGAGCACAGATGTTAAATCTACTAGTTGATGCTTTAACCCATTATGATGCCAATGTATGCACTGCAGCCTGCATTTGCTTGAAAAGTGTCTCTCGTTCCATCAAGGTATGCAACTTACCATGATATGGTTCTCAATTTATGTTATGCTATGTAGTACCTATAACTGAATTCTCATAAAATGTCATTCAGAATTTGAGTGTAGGTTATTTTATGAACGAAAGAATTGTCATTCCGTTGGTTCGACTCCTCTCTGATCCTTCTACTTCTGTCCAGGTTTGcggttatttatttaattagatcTAGCATGGGCATTTATCTCAAGCACATCGTTGCTTTTGTGGAAGTCATGCTTATTTACTAACAATATTGAGTGAGATTCTTTGACATAGTCCTTTTCTAACCTAGTAAGCCAAAGTTCTTTCTATGCTGTCTTCCAGGTTGCAGCCCTTGGTGCTATCAGCAACATTGTGGTTGACTTTACGGCACATAAGTCAGTGTTCGTACAATGTGGAGGCATTAAAGAGCTTGTTCAATTGACAAAGTCAATGGATCCATCTTTAAGGTTAAATGCTGTATGGGCCTTGAGAAACATGGTATTTCTGGCAGATAAGATGTGTAAGGAAGGAATTTTTATGGAACTGACGGTTTCTTCTGTAGCTAGCCTTATTTGTGGTAATGATCCTCATTGAAAGTTAATATTTTCTGAATTGGCACCTCCCAACAAAAATTGGTTCTTAATTCTCTGTATATATACTCTGCAGATCCTGAGCCTTCTATTCAAGAACAAGCCCTGGCTCTTGTGCGAAATATTGTTGATGGGTGTATGGACTGTGTTGAATACGCTTTTGCTGAAGAAGGTATCATCCTGGATGCTGTTGGAAGGCAAATTTGGAAATCTTCAAAAACCGAAATTTTGATACAGGTTGGAAAAACTTCCGAAACTAAAGCCGTTGGTCGATATTTTAGCCAACCCTTGgtatttatattaactttgtgaTGCATCTAATTAGTTGTGTGTTCTACATAGGGGATGTATGTGCTCAGCAATGTTGCAAGCGGGAATGAGTTTCATAAAGAAGCTATCATGAAACTACTCTTTCCACCAGCAGAAAATGGGTCTCGCTCTTTCTTCTGCCAATTTTTGCACAGCAGTGACAGTCGTTTACGCACATCTGCTGTTTGGGTCATAGTCAATTTGACTTTTCCTGCAAGTCCTGGTGCATTTGGCCGGATTATAGAACTGCATAAATTTGGTGTAGTTTCTCATATCAAGAGGATGGCCAATGATTCTTGCATGGATGTGAAGGTccttaaatttttatttcatctTTTATTCCCTACTGCATTTGTTCTAAACTACTTTTAGTCATTTTGTAAATTTTATTCTGTTGGTGCAGCTTCGCGCAAGACATGCACTTGGGCAGATTATTACCTTTGGTGATAGTTAACTGTAATCGAATCTCCATGCAAAGCCCTTTGATGAGGCAAAGAAGAATGTCTTGATAGAGTTATTTTCTCTAGTACATTATATGTAAGGGGGTATCCAACCTCAGCTTCGGATATGGTATGTTTCAGCAGATGTTCTTCAATGACTTGCTTACTGTCTGTCATAGAATCTTCTTTCTAGATATATGCCACTGAAAATTGGAATCATTGACTATTTTTTGGTTTTCGATATCAGTGTGTTTAGTTTAACCTTTTATGGTGTATAGTACTTAATAACATGAAAGATCTGTTGTAAAGTTTATGGCAGTTCAATGTTTGTACATTAAGCGAGCATGATATAGAGATTTCAGATTAGCTGCTTATTCTGTTGTGTTTATAGTAGTTTATTGTTATCCCTTGTATGTTTAGTGCCAAGAATACTTTTATCCGGGATCAAGATTTACCCGTTTCTCAAATCTCTGT is a window from the Arachis hypogaea cultivar Tifrunner chromosome 17, arahy.Tifrunner.gnm2.J5K5, whole genome shotgun sequence genome containing:
- the LOC140180823 gene encoding inactive poly [ADP-ribose] polymerase RCD1-like, coding for MHQEKAASAPKAPKSPWMPFPMLFAAITNKVPPKDMEAINMQYQQFRSKKITRDEFVKNLRLIVGDTLLRTTITDLQCKMPSKLRVN
- the LOC112765615 gene encoding uncharacterized protein, producing the protein MIYQSKLAPKYDFFEEENLEFLLLLLKSENESLSALGASIIIHSCETGEEQNILCYAGVLDKLISLLYGSLSQRDASLESIAAIVKNNSEAVSKFVDLRGGRALSPVIELSKDKYSRTRLLACLCLICVKNASSCHLQDTGIKTKLINILLELLDDSGQVGDEAPFAFLSLIAEKEDLQKLAFEGNAIDKFYNHLQDCPSHPKRLEGIFLALADLCSKLECCRSKFLSLQMLNLLVDALTHYDANVCTAACICLKSVSRSIKNLSVGYFMNERIVIPLVRLLSDPSTSVQVAALGAISNIVVDFTAHKSVFVQCGGIKELVQLTKSMDPSLRLNAVWALRNMVFLADKMCKEGIFMELTVSSVASLICDPEPSIQEQALALVRNIVDGCMDCVEYAFAEEGIILDAVGRQIWKSSKTEILIQGMYVLSNVASGNEFHKEAIMKLLFPPAENGSRSFFCQFLHSSDSRLRTSAVWVIVNLTFPASPGAFGRIIELHKFGVVSHIKRMANDSCMDVKLRARHALGQIITFGDS